From Paenibacillus sp. V4I7, one genomic window encodes:
- a CDS encoding UvrD-helicase domain-containing protein, giving the protein MKQVMILTSLSIYPTPLGTKQTTERPIPHARMALLTNSSDFVSDSDRDAYFFRDLESHQILLNEAQVQAVRHFKGPLLTLAGAGSGKTTVLVCRVAYLLRVHRVHPSNLLLITFSKKAAEEMRERLTSMPGLDHSMTNTMQVRTFHAFCLRLLRMNGLQQEILSDGRYQQIVFKRIMLGMGLQDTYQPEVLISLLSSYKMQLIEVEDLPEGTEEDKEVKRIFMQYEQWKMEQQKIDFDDILIKAYHLLQQNTDVLRSLQRKFTYISVDEFQDTNTVQYEIIQMIAKDHGNLMVVGDDDQTIYSFNGARNEFILQFHEKYPAAKTVTLDINYRSTSSIVGLGNAIIKHNMQRKCKTLLATKQSETKPQYVKPMNSDDEADWLVNDLRIKVAEGGSEYGDFAILYRTASNSRAIIEQLILHNLPFVDYGSNDSFYDQWMVKPIIDHLRLAHERRNFEAIEGVLPSLYIGRDQGMRIIQDQEAIQAKKWPLIHLLGLPQLKDFQKEKLKNRIRLIKSLAEMKPLDAVQAIRKDFYDAFLETNKRSKLTSHREMLKETLDELESSAKRFDTVEQFLYFIHEVAEKRIEMSRLQKEQFANKISLMTIHKSKGLEFPIVYLLCAIEGNMPHSSALDASHLDDVKMAGVTGRDKGTAALEEERRLAYVAVTRAKAELLISSPAFYRGKKAEPSRFLLSAFSGADTVDSRKPAAAVGTAAARRPAAAGKPAAATERVAAWICEQAGCKAWSRISSPQEAKLAAKACPLCSTAMVKGSRMVSLTR; this is encoded by the coding sequence ATGAAACAGGTGATGATTTTGACTTCTCTTTCTATTTACCCTACACCATTAGGTACGAAACAAACCACGGAGCGACCTATCCCGCATGCGCGTATGGCGCTTTTAACGAATAGTTCCGATTTTGTGTCAGATAGCGATCGTGACGCTTACTTTTTCCGCGACTTGGAAAGCCATCAGATTCTCCTGAATGAAGCGCAGGTACAGGCTGTGCGCCATTTCAAAGGTCCCCTACTTACCCTGGCGGGAGCCGGTTCCGGGAAGACAACTGTTCTGGTGTGCCGAGTTGCTTATTTACTGCGTGTCCACCGGGTCCATCCGTCGAATTTGTTATTGATTACTTTTTCGAAAAAGGCCGCCGAAGAAATGCGGGAACGTCTCACGTCCATGCCGGGTCTTGATCATAGTATGACCAATACGATGCAAGTTCGGACATTTCACGCTTTTTGCCTAAGATTACTGCGAATGAACGGGTTACAACAAGAGATTCTGAGTGATGGCCGCTATCAGCAAATTGTCTTCAAGCGCATCATGCTGGGCATGGGGCTGCAGGATACATACCAACCCGAAGTGCTCATTTCCTTGCTTTCCTCTTATAAAATGCAGCTGATCGAGGTCGAAGACCTCCCTGAAGGAACGGAAGAAGATAAAGAAGTGAAGCGGATTTTCATGCAGTATGAGCAGTGGAAAATGGAACAGCAAAAGATTGATTTTGATGATATTTTGATCAAAGCCTACCACCTATTGCAGCAAAATACCGATGTCTTGCGCTCGCTGCAGCGAAAATTCACTTATATCAGTGTCGATGAGTTCCAAGATACGAATACCGTGCAATACGAAATCATTCAAATGATTGCAAAGGACCACGGGAATTTGATGGTTGTTGGTGATGATGACCAGACGATTTATTCGTTTAATGGCGCGAGAAATGAATTTATTCTACAGTTCCATGAAAAGTATCCTGCTGCGAAGACGGTTACTCTTGATATTAATTACCGTTCTACTTCAAGTATCGTCGGTCTAGGGAATGCGATCATCAAACACAACATGCAGCGTAAATGTAAGACCCTTCTAGCAACCAAACAAAGTGAGACCAAGCCGCAATATGTGAAACCTATGAATAGTGATGACGAGGCCGATTGGTTAGTTAACGATCTTCGGATTAAAGTAGCCGAGGGTGGCAGCGAGTATGGCGATTTCGCTATTTTGTATCGGACAGCCAGCAACAGCCGAGCGATTATCGAGCAGTTAATTCTTCATAATTTGCCTTTTGTGGACTACGGAAGCAATGACTCCTTCTACGATCAGTGGATGGTGAAGCCGATTATCGATCACTTAAGGCTTGCCCATGAACGCCGCAATTTCGAAGCCATAGAAGGTGTACTCCCTTCATTATATATAGGACGAGACCAAGGCATGCGGATTATTCAAGATCAGGAAGCGATTCAGGCGAAAAAGTGGCCGCTCATCCACCTGCTCGGTCTGCCGCAGCTGAAGGATTTTCAAAAAGAAAAGCTGAAGAACCGCATCCGACTCATTAAATCGCTTGCTGAAATGAAGCCTTTGGATGCCGTTCAGGCGATTCGCAAGGATTTCTATGATGCTTTCCTGGAGACGAACAAGCGCAGCAAGCTGACGAGTCACAGAGAGATGCTGAAGGAAACGCTGGACGAGCTGGAGTCTTCGGCCAAGCGGTTCGATACGGTGGAGCAATTTCTTTATTTTATCCATGAGGTGGCGGAAAAACGCATCGAAATGAGCCGGCTCCAAAAAGAACAATTCGCGAATAAAATTTCGCTCATGACGATTCATAAATCGAAGGGACTGGAGTTCCCGATCGTGTACTTGCTCTGTGCAATTGAGGGCAATATGCCGCATAGCTCGGCACTCGATGCCAGCCATCTGGACGATGTGAAGATGGCTGGTGTTACAGGGCGCGACAAGGGAACTGCCGCGCTGGAGGAAGAACGGCGACTCGCCTACGTCGCCGTCACGCGCGCCAAGGCCGAGCTGCTGATCAGCTCGCCGGCGTTTTATCGCGGGAAGAAGGCGGAGCCTTCCCGCTTCCTACTGTCCGCGTTCTCTGGCGCGGACACGGTGGACAGCCGCAAGCCCGCTGCGGCTGTGGGTACAGCAGCGGCGCGGCGACCGGCCGCCGCTGGGAAACCCGCCGCCGCGACTGAGCGGGTCGCGGCGTGGATCTGCGAGCAGGCCGGCTGCAAGGCCTGGTCACGCATCTCTTCGCCGCAGGAAGCGAAGCTTGCGGCGAAGGCGTGCCCCTTGTGCAGCACAGCCATGGTCAAGGGCAGCCGCATGGTTTCGCTCACGCGTTAG
- the tpx gene encoding thiol peroxidase has translation MTQVQERTGVATAGGNPITLLGPEIKVGDQAPDFKVNKDLMTEVSLSDYAGKVKLISVVPSVDTGTCDAQTRRFNVEADKLGDNVVILTISVDLPFALSRFCGAAGIDKVVTLSDYKSRAFGQAYGVLIKEIQLDQRAIFILDENNTVRYVEYLTEMKEHPNYDAALDALKELV, from the coding sequence ATGACACAGGTACAAGAACGCACAGGGGTAGCAACAGCAGGAGGGAATCCAATTACTTTGCTAGGACCGGAGATTAAGGTTGGGGATCAAGCGCCAGATTTCAAAGTGAATAAGGATTTAATGACAGAGGTCAGCCTATCGGATTATGCAGGCAAAGTGAAGCTGATTTCAGTCGTCCCTTCCGTGGATACGGGCACATGCGATGCACAGACGCGTCGTTTCAATGTGGAAGCAGATAAGCTAGGCGATAATGTCGTCATATTGACGATTTCCGTGGATCTTCCTTTTGCACTGAGTCGTTTCTGCGGGGCTGCAGGCATTGATAAAGTCGTAACCTTATCTGATTATAAAAGCCGTGCTTTCGGCCAAGCATATGGCGTTTTGATTAAAGAGATTCAGCTCGATCAGCGTGCGATATTCATCTTGGATGAGAACAATACGGTTCGTTATGTGGAGTATTTAACGGAGATGAAGGAGCATCCGAATTATGATGCGGCTTTAGATGCTTTGAAAGAACTTGTGTAA
- the trxA gene encoding thioredoxin, protein MSVKQISDATFNNEIEAGTVLVDFWAPWCGPCKIIAPILDELSAEIGDAAKIVKINVDDNPESASKYNVMSIPTLLVFKDGQLVDQMVGVQPKEKLKAVIEKA, encoded by the coding sequence ATGTCAGTTAAACAAATTTCCGATGCTACTTTTAACAATGAAATTGAAGCAGGTACTGTACTTGTAGATTTTTGGGCCCCTTGGTGCGGACCTTGTAAAATAATCGCTCCCATCCTAGATGAACTATCTGCTGAGATCGGCGATGCAGCCAAGATTGTAAAAATCAATGTGGATGATAACCCAGAATCCGCCTCCAAATATAACGTCATGAGTATCCCTACTCTGCTCGTTTTCAAGGATGGACAATTGGTTGATCAGATGGTTGGGGTACAACCTAAAGAGAAGCTTAAAGCAGTTATCGAGAAGGCATAA
- the trxB gene encoding thioredoxin-disulfide reductase produces MHHKAIIIGTGPAGLTAAIYLARANMSPLVIEGIQPGGQLTTTTEVDNFPGFPDGITGPELMDNMRKQALRFGATIQPGRVSEVDMSKRPFTLFLEDGGQLTADSLIISTGATAKKLGIPGESDNIGKGVSTCATCDGFFFRNKKIIVIGGGDTAMEEAQFLTRFASEVRVVHRRDDLKASKIMQDHARSNQKVAWSLNRTPLEVVAGPLGVTGLMVLNNVTGEEELLEADGIFLAIGHTPNTGFLGGQLPTDELGYLQVIPGTSQTTVPGVFACGDVQDRIYRQAITSAGSGCMAALDCERFISEQHA; encoded by the coding sequence ATGCATCACAAAGCGATCATTATCGGAACTGGACCAGCCGGGTTAACCGCAGCGATTTACCTGGCAAGGGCGAACATGTCGCCTTTAGTCATAGAAGGTATACAACCTGGAGGGCAGTTAACTACCACCACAGAAGTAGACAACTTCCCAGGGTTCCCGGATGGCATCACGGGGCCGGAGTTGATGGATAATATGCGTAAACAGGCCTTGCGTTTCGGTGCTACGATTCAGCCAGGTCGGGTCTCAGAAGTCGATATGTCCAAACGTCCATTCACCTTGTTTTTAGAGGATGGAGGTCAATTGACGGCGGATTCGCTAATCATTTCAACAGGGGCAACGGCCAAGAAACTGGGCATTCCCGGTGAATCCGATAATATTGGTAAAGGCGTTAGCACCTGTGCAACTTGCGATGGATTTTTCTTTAGAAACAAGAAGATTATCGTAATTGGCGGTGGGGATACCGCGATGGAAGAGGCACAGTTCTTGACTCGATTCGCTTCCGAAGTGCGCGTTGTGCATCGCCGTGACGATCTGAAAGCATCGAAAATCATGCAGGATCACGCCCGCAGCAATCAAAAAGTTGCCTGGAGTCTCAATCGGACACCGCTTGAAGTTGTAGCTGGCCCTCTTGGAGTGACCGGACTTATGGTGCTCAATAACGTAACTGGTGAGGAAGAACTGCTGGAGGCCGATGGAATTTTTCTTGCGATTGGACATACTCCGAATACAGGCTTCCTAGGCGGACAGCTGCCAACAGATGAACTCGGATATTTGCAGGTTATTCCCGGAACGTCACAAACGACTGTGCCTGGTGTATTCGCCTGTGGGGATGTGCAGGATCGCATTTATCGCCAAGCGATTACATCGGCAGGAAGCGGTTGTATGGCCGCACTAGATTGTGAACGATTTATTTCAGAACAGCATGCTTAA
- the pdaA gene encoding delta-lactam-biosynthetic de-N-acetylase, with amino-acid sequence MRILTIVLAILFGQATMASADGSYHFGFKKSSNGQAPSIDQEGFKALLKQRGAIFTGDPAVKELYLTFDNGYEQGYTGKILDVLKEKQVPAIFFVTGHYIRTEPELLKRMAQEGHLIGNHSWSHPDMSQISAERIQKELNQVKDEVSTLTVQKEMRYLRSPRGIFNSQSLAVSQGLGYTNVFWSVAYRDWEPKHQKGWEYAYKNVMAQLHPGAVILLHSVSKDNTEALAKIIDDARSQGYQFKSLDEMKSRTP; translated from the coding sequence ATGCGAATTCTGACGATCGTGCTCGCCATACTGTTCGGACAAGCGACGATGGCATCGGCCGACGGGTCTTATCATTTTGGGTTTAAGAAAAGCTCAAACGGACAAGCCCCGTCCATTGACCAAGAGGGCTTCAAAGCTCTGTTGAAGCAGCGAGGGGCTATTTTTACAGGAGATCCAGCTGTAAAGGAATTGTACTTAACCTTCGATAATGGTTATGAGCAGGGCTATACCGGTAAGATTTTGGACGTGCTAAAGGAGAAGCAAGTACCCGCGATCTTCTTCGTGACGGGGCATTATATCAGGACGGAGCCTGAACTGTTAAAGAGAATGGCACAGGAAGGCCATTTGATCGGCAACCATTCTTGGAGCCATCCGGATATGAGTCAAATATCGGCAGAACGCATTCAGAAAGAATTAAATCAAGTGAAAGATGAGGTCAGCACTCTTACTGTACAAAAGGAAATGCGCTATCTTCGCTCGCCGCGGGGGATATTTAATAGCCAATCGTTAGCAGTTAGTCAAGGGCTTGGCTATACGAACGTGTTTTGGTCCGTCGCTTACCGCGATTGGGAGCCAAAGCATCAGAAGGGCTGGGAGTATGCCTACAAAAATGTGATGGCGCAGCTGCATCCAGGTGCTGTCATTTTGCTTCATTCGGTGTCCAAAGATAACACGGAGGCACTGGCCAAAATCATTGACGATGCGAGAAGTCAGGGCTACCAGTTCAAGAGTCTCGATGAGATGAAAAGCCGGACGCCATAA
- a CDS encoding HD domain-containing phosphohydrolase: MIRLKRKVMIVSLSLSTFLVMGTAYAYSEGPDYMFEKEGKLTEFEFEVVQEHCFMAKELCEGIPDFQEVEKAFLYHHEK, encoded by the coding sequence ATGATTCGTTTGAAACGCAAAGTGATGATCGTTTCACTCAGCCTCTCCACTTTCCTCGTTATGGGTACGGCTTACGCCTACTCGGAGGGGCCGGATTATATGTTTGAAAAAGAAGGGAAATTGACAGAGTTTGAGTTCGAAGTGGTACAGGAGCACTGCTTCATGGCGAAGGAATTGTGCGAGGGTATCCCCGATTTTCAAGAAGTCGAGAAAGCGTTCCTTTATCATCATGAAAAGTAG
- a CDS encoding DUF1761 domain-containing protein: MNLLEVNYLAVLVATLSTMVLGFLWYSPVLFGNAWVKLRNMKMEEMKGGGPITYILTALTALGGAFILALLLTLGNETTWLTGLTIGLLIGLSISLKIGMNYLFENSKLQLYFITIGYHMVSYLIAGIIIGAWQS; the protein is encoded by the coding sequence TTGAATTTATTAGAAGTAAACTACCTGGCCGTACTTGTTGCGACATTAAGCACCATGGTACTTGGTTTCCTGTGGTATTCGCCGGTCTTATTCGGAAATGCATGGGTCAAGCTGCGAAATATGAAAATGGAAGAGATGAAAGGCGGAGGCCCCATCACTTACATCCTTACGGCACTAACCGCATTAGGGGGCGCCTTTATCCTGGCACTTCTTTTGACGCTTGGCAATGAGACAACCTGGTTGACAGGGCTTACGATTGGCCTACTTATCGGCCTAAGCATTTCGCTGAAAATCGGGATGAATTATTTGTTTGAGAATAGCAAGCTGCAGTTGTATTTCATCACCATCGGCTACCACATGGTATCCTATTTGATTGCTGGCATTATCATTGGAGCCTGGCAGTCCTAA
- a CDS encoding helix-turn-helix domain-containing protein yields MNFHQLIPLVPLIEQIETNSSSLTAECPANKYQLIIVRRGHITILGQDQEPTVCSQAYACHPDQGTYSIQVPKTKTVEYVIITYRMLPDENTWTLQGPLTTLSEIKIHYMLDELIRTTHDLHPLTAEEEAAHIFRKRIMLERILFIYLYESQLTQEKKSSAESIEETLSYMNEHYMVELSLPMLARRAGMSVGYFTVLFKKHTGATMMNYLYTLRIEKAKQMFLHTDLLAKEVAGRVGFVDYFHFSKVFKKKTGYSPSVFLASQNKI; encoded by the coding sequence ATGAACTTTCATCAACTTATTCCGCTTGTCCCTCTCATTGAACAGATCGAGACGAATAGTTCCTCTCTTACGGCCGAATGCCCGGCCAATAAGTATCAGCTTATTATCGTACGCCGTGGACACATCACGATACTTGGCCAAGATCAAGAACCGACGGTTTGTTCACAAGCCTATGCCTGCCATCCGGATCAAGGTACCTATTCCATCCAAGTTCCCAAAACCAAAACCGTGGAGTACGTTATCATCACTTACCGAATGCTCCCTGACGAAAACACGTGGACGTTACAAGGCCCACTTACCACACTCAGCGAGATCAAAATTCACTATATGCTGGATGAGCTTATCCGAACAACTCATGATCTTCATCCACTCACGGCTGAAGAAGAGGCTGCCCATATATTTCGTAAGCGAATCATGTTGGAGCGCATTCTCTTCATTTATTTATATGAATCTCAATTGACCCAAGAGAAAAAGTCTTCAGCCGAATCGATTGAAGAGACTCTTTCCTATATGAATGAACATTATATGGTTGAGCTTTCACTTCCGATGTTGGCCAGACGAGCAGGCATGAGTGTAGGTTATTTTACGGTTCTATTCAAAAAGCATACCGGTGCTACGATGATGAATTATTTGTACACACTGCGTATTGAGAAAGCTAAACAAATGTTTCTCCACACCGATTTACTTGCCAAAGAAGTTGCAGGACGCGTCGGTTTTGTTGATTATTTTCATTTCAGCAAGGTTTTCAAGAAAAAAACAGGCTATTCTCCTTCCGTATTCCTTGCAAGCCAAAACAAAATCTAA
- a CDS encoding Fe(3+) dicitrate ABC transporter substrate-binding protein, which produces MKNHIARLCLIALISVFAISLAACGKTTNTESAATTPAAASQKPSAQSEGKITVQDAVGTVELPKKPERIITMEFGFTDILVTLGVQPVGIADDNSPDLFMDSVKSQLTTYKSVGSRYEPNIELISSLKPDLIIVDVNKHKNAIPQLKGIAPVLVLDDFQADYNQMLKNVAIIAKAVGKEEEGKKRLAEHQTMVESLKKKLGSTNLRVLPAVVNPKGFFAHSDHAYSGSFLAMLGYTDPIKNTAAYPQITLEQLVEANPQVLFLLPTEKETIIKQWETNPLWQKIDAVANKKVFTVERRDWSLSRGFLGSEKILEDIVKNLGQ; this is translated from the coding sequence ATGAAAAACCATATCGCTCGTCTTTGTCTTATCGCACTGATCAGCGTATTTGCAATAAGCCTTGCAGCTTGTGGCAAAACGACGAATACCGAATCAGCTGCAACAACACCGGCTGCAGCAAGCCAGAAGCCTAGTGCTCAATCCGAGGGTAAAATTACGGTTCAAGATGCGGTTGGAACCGTCGAACTACCTAAGAAACCTGAACGCATTATTACGATGGAATTCGGGTTCACCGATATCCTCGTCACGTTAGGCGTACAGCCTGTTGGTATTGCTGACGACAACAGCCCTGATCTATTCATGGACTCAGTAAAAAGTCAGTTGACAACATACAAATCTGTTGGTTCCCGCTATGAGCCAAACATTGAGCTAATTAGTTCACTTAAACCCGATTTGATCATTGTCGACGTAAACAAACACAAGAATGCCATTCCCCAGCTCAAAGGAATTGCTCCGGTTCTGGTGTTAGATGATTTCCAAGCTGATTACAATCAAATGCTCAAGAACGTTGCAATTATCGCTAAAGCCGTTGGCAAAGAAGAAGAAGGCAAGAAACGCCTAGCTGAGCATCAAACAATGGTTGAGTCTTTGAAAAAGAAACTAGGTTCAACGAATCTTCGTGTTCTTCCCGCAGTTGTGAATCCCAAAGGATTCTTCGCTCATTCTGATCACGCTTATAGCGGTTCCTTCCTAGCGATGCTAGGGTACACGGACCCTATTAAAAATACTGCCGCTTATCCGCAGATCACGCTAGAACAACTGGTTGAAGCCAATCCGCAAGTCCTGTTCCTGCTGCCTACGGAAAAAGAAACCATCATCAAACAATGGGAAACAAACCCGTTATGGCAAAAAATTGACGCTGTAGCGAACAAAAAAGTGTTCACTGTAGAACGACGTGACTGGTCTCTATCGCGTGGATTCCTCGGATCTGAGAAAATCCTCGAGGATATCGTGAAGAATTTGGGGCAATAG
- a CDS encoding iron ABC transporter permease yields MNPTYEKQSRKWPLLFLFSISILIMMMGVICSLKWGQAQVSWRTLIEAVTYQGNDKAHLYIQTLRLPRAIMACIVGMQLALAGLLTQLTTKNPLASPHIFGINAGAALAVVVGLVVLPHFGNIGLIGFAFAGAALSALLIWSLAGTGRQQYVRLALAGITIHFLMSSLTEGFIIMNQHATDSMIFWLVGSLNQAAWTEVRIILPFFVGGMMLFSFMLPSFKLLLMDDDIAAGLGQRVNLVRGISILLVIVLAGSAVALCGPIGFVCLLVPHMARAMVGPNLTILGPFTALLGGILLLYADFLSRFIAFPFESPVGIVTAAIGAPYFIYLARKQGGAR; encoded by the coding sequence ATGAATCCTACATATGAGAAGCAGAGCCGTAAATGGCCTCTGCTCTTCCTTTTTTCTATCTCTATTCTCATTATGATGATGGGTGTGATCTGTAGTTTGAAATGGGGCCAGGCTCAGGTCTCCTGGCGCACCTTGATCGAGGCCGTGACCTACCAAGGCAATGACAAAGCTCACCTCTACATCCAAACACTACGTTTACCACGTGCCATCATGGCATGTATCGTAGGCATGCAGTTAGCCTTAGCAGGATTGCTTACACAGCTAACAACCAAGAACCCACTAGCATCCCCACACATTTTCGGAATTAATGCCGGAGCGGCTTTGGCCGTGGTGGTGGGACTTGTCGTTTTACCCCACTTTGGCAATATAGGCCTAATTGGCTTCGCATTCGCAGGGGCAGCCCTAAGCGCGCTGCTCATTTGGTCATTAGCAGGAACGGGACGTCAGCAATACGTGCGTTTAGCCCTAGCCGGGATAACCATCCACTTCCTCATGTCTTCGCTGACGGAAGGCTTCATTATCATGAATCAGCATGCCACTGACAGCATGATCTTCTGGCTTGTTGGCTCCTTGAATCAAGCGGCTTGGACGGAAGTTCGCATCATTTTACCTTTTTTTGTAGGCGGCATGATGCTATTCAGCTTCATGCTCCCCTCATTCAAGCTGCTGCTAATGGATGACGACATTGCGGCAGGTTTAGGCCAACGTGTTAACCTCGTGCGTGGAATCAGTATTCTACTCGTCATCGTACTCGCCGGATCCGCAGTAGCCTTATGTGGTCCGATTGGTTTCGTTTGTCTCCTTGTTCCGCACATGGCTCGCGCCATGGTCGGCCCGAACTTAACGATTCTTGGCCCGTTTACAGCTCTACTTGGGGGGATTTTGCTTCTATACGCCGACTTCCTCAGCCGCTTTATCGCTTTTCCATTCGAATCACCGGTTGGCATTGTGACAGCTGCGATTGGCGCGCCATACTTCATCTACTTAGCTCGCAAGCAAGGAGGTGCGCGGTGA
- a CDS encoding iron ABC transporter permease has product MSACAIMIVLAIIYAHVGAVRIPLGDVWAGFMDEKSPSYFIVHQVRLPRILVAILAGFGLAVGGVILQSLVRNPLASPDVIGITKGAGFMAAAVIFLFPKSPSYFLPIAAFVGAFSAFLLLLLLSRRLTLPPASLALVGVAIGTVFQAGTQYLIIRHPSDINMALLWLSGSLWSRSWHDVYTLLPWIAGLLPIVWANSAKLNIFQLGDDITTSLGLNIAKQRFWLLLLAVALAGISVSAVGAIGFIGLIAPHIARSIVGARHQWLIPLAALIGADLMLLGDLLGRIIILPREVPVGIMTAVIGAPYFIYLLRRERLRRG; this is encoded by the coding sequence ATGTCAGCATGCGCAATTATGATAGTGCTCGCTATCATCTATGCACATGTGGGCGCCGTGCGGATCCCGCTTGGAGATGTATGGGCAGGATTCATGGATGAGAAGAGTCCGTCTTATTTCATCGTGCATCAGGTTCGATTGCCACGCATCTTGGTTGCAATTTTAGCGGGATTTGGTCTAGCGGTTGGCGGCGTTATTCTACAGAGCTTGGTGAGAAATCCGCTTGCCAGCCCTGATGTTATTGGGATTACCAAAGGGGCTGGATTCATGGCTGCGGCTGTTATCTTTCTCTTTCCCAAATCGCCAAGTTACTTCTTGCCGATTGCTGCGTTCGTCGGTGCCTTCTCTGCATTCCTTCTTCTACTGCTGTTAAGTCGGCGATTAACACTCCCTCCGGCCTCTCTTGCCTTGGTAGGCGTTGCCATTGGGACTGTGTTTCAAGCCGGCACACAGTATTTGATTATCAGACACCCAAGCGACATCAACATGGCGCTGCTCTGGCTGTCCGGAAGCTTATGGAGCCGAAGCTGGCACGATGTGTACACGCTGCTGCCGTGGATCGCCGGGCTCCTGCCTATCGTGTGGGCGAACTCTGCGAAGCTGAATATTTTTCAGCTTGGTGACGATATCACCACCTCGCTCGGGCTGAACATCGCGAAGCAGCGCTTCTGGCTGCTGCTGCTTGCCGTTGCTCTCGCCGGCATCTCCGTGTCGGCCGTTGGCGCGATCGGCTTCATTGGCCTGATCGCGCCCCATATCGCGCGGAGCATCGTCGGCGCTCGGCATCAATGGCTGATCCCGCTAGCCGCCTTGATCGGCGCCGATTTGATGCTGCTGGGAGACTTGCTCGGCCGCATCATTATCCTCCCGCGGGAAGTGCCTGTGGGCATCATGACCGCCGTCATCGGCGCACCTTATTTTATCTACTTGCTGCGTAGGGAGCGTCTGCGTAGAGGGTAA